Genomic DNA from Abyssisolibacter fermentans:
CTACAATAACTTTACGCTAACAACACAATATTTATGTTAAATTTGTATTACTTTTAAGCTAATTAAACATATTTTCCATATTGTTCCTTATTTTCGCCATATTAAGACATTTTACTGATTATTATGTAACAAATACTTATATAGCCCCTTCTTTTAGTGTTTAATTAGTTTTATATATAATTCGTTATTTGTACTATTTTATTTTCTTTTTTATATACTCTTGGAACTCTTTTTCCTATCATACATACTACTTCATAATTAATTGTTCCTAACATATCTGCTATGTCATCAATAGAAGGACTTATACCATTATCACTAAATAGTACAACCTCATCACCTATGTTAACATCTTCAATATCTGTGATATCAACCATACATTGATCCATGCATATGCGTCCTATTATCGGAGCTTTTTGATTATTAATGCTAACATATGCTTTTGATGATAAAAGCCTAGTATAACCATCTGCATAACCTATAGATAATGTGCCTATTTTTTGCTTTTTAGTTGTTTTATAGATATGTCCATAGCTTATACCTTGATCAGCATCTACTTCTTTGATGTGTGCTATTTTAGTTTTCAAGGACATAGCAGGTTTTAAGTCTATTTTTTCTACACAAACTTCATTAGATGGTTGTAATCCATACAGCATAATACCTGCCCTAACCATATCTAAGTTATATTCAGGTAAATCAATAGTTGCAGCACTGTTTGATACATGCTTTACAGGTATGTTTATCCCATTTTTTTCTAGTAAGCTTGCAAATTCCTTATACTTACTAAATTGAAGTTGAGTTGTTTCTTTATCTCTAGAATCAGCTAGTGCAAAATGAGTAAACATACCTTCTATATTTATGTTAGGAAGCCTTGCTATTTTTTTAATTGTTTCTAATGCTTCGTTATTAGGCTGAAACCCAAGTCTACCCATACCAGTATCTAACTTAATATGAATTTTAGCTACTTTATTAGCTGTTTTTGAAGCTAATGATAAAGCTTTAGCCTGACTATATGTGTATATAGTTTGTGTAATATCATTATCAACAACAATATCTGATTGATAGTCTGGTGTATAGCCTAATATAAGTATGGGCTCATTGTATAATTTACGTAAATGAACTGCTTCAGACAATGTGGCTACAGCTAATCTATCTCCGCCATTATCCAAGAAAACTTTTGTTACGACATCTGCTCCATGACCATATGCATCCGCTTTTACAACTGCTGTTATAAGTGTATCTTTTTTCGTTATTCTTCTAACTTCTTTAATATTATGAGCAAGATTATCTAAGTTGATTTCTGCCCATGTAGGTCTAGTTGTTCTTAAAATATCCACATTTTATCCCCCTCATGTATTATAGTTATTTATTATTTTGCATTTGAAATATTTCTTTTTCAATTTTTACATTATATTCAAAATCAAAATATTCAACTTCTAATGATAGTTCATTGTTTTCATTAAAAATTATTAGTTTATATGGTTTAAAATCTTGGACTTTCATCCATAGTTTTTCTTTTTTTCTATATTCACTTTTACTGTTATCTTTTTTTGTTAATACTAAATATTTTTTATTATTAATAACTTCTTCTTCTATTAATTTATCATTTGAATTTAAAAAATTCCTTAAAAAGTATCCAATAAATAAACACTTATCTGTATATGTATCATTAAAACTTTTCTTTAGCATATAAGATTCTTCTATTTGCGGGTGATAAAGCCACATATTTTCACCATTATATATAGTTAAACATCCGTTACTTTCTTCAGGCTTAAGCATTTTTATATAAAATAAGTTTGGTTTTTTAAAAATATGTTCTAATAAATATAATTTCTCACTTTTATTCCCGTACACTTTCATTTTAACTTTACATTTATACGTTTCCATTTCATCTATAGT
This window encodes:
- the alr gene encoding alanine racemase yields the protein MLRTTRPTWAEINLDNLAHNIKEVRRITKKDTLITAVVKADAYGHGADVVTKVFLDNGGDRLAVATLSEAVHLRKLYNEPILILGYTPDYQSDIVVDNDITQTIYTYSQAKALSLASKTANKVAKIHIKLDTGMGRLGFQPNNEALETIKKIARLPNINIEGMFTHFALADSRDKETTQLQFSKYKEFASLLEKNGINIPVKHVSNSAATIDLPEYNLDMVRAGIMLYGLQPSNEVCVEKIDLKPAMSLKTKIAHIKEVDADQGISYGHIYKTTKKQKIGTLSIGYADGYTRLLSSKAYVSINNQKAPIIGRICMDQCMVDITDIEDVNIGDEVVLFSDNGISPSIDDIADMLGTINYEVVCMIGKRVPRVYKKENKIVQITNYI
- a CDS encoding LolA family protein, producing the protein MKHFILVFIAVIILFISACNNNEINKTKEEIFNELQKTIDEMETYKCKVKMKVYGNKSEKLYLLEHIFKKPNLFYIKMLKPEESNGCLTIYNGENMWLYHPQIEESYMLKKSFNDTYTDKCLFIGYFLRNFLNSNDKLIEEEVINNKKYLVLTKKDNSKSEYRKKEKLWMKVQDFKPYKLIIFNENNELSLEVEYFDFEYNVKIEKEIFQMQNNK